The following proteins are encoded in a genomic region of Zea mays cultivar B73 chromosome 9, Zm-B73-REFERENCE-NAM-5.0, whole genome shotgun sequence:
- the LOC100191198 gene encoding Pre-mRNA splicing factor SR-like 1 (The RefSeq protein has 1 substitution compared to this genomic sequence), with amino-acid sequence MEIQSSGRSIEGLMEKVLSVNILSSDYFKELFKYKTYHEVVDEIYNQVDHVEPWMTGNCRGPSSAFCLLYKLFTMKLTVKQMHGLLKHQDSPYIRAIGFLYLRYVAEPKTLWTWYEPYIKDDEEFAPGSNRKVTTMGVYVRDLLLGQYYFDSLLPRVPLPILRQVTSHLEKLKLPTKQSGMTGDSNRLESNDTARRPPSVKASLSVSFGQRAPHRASTRDSSPVRRTLPSKQDKEGDRAKSPPMKHRSRSSERDHDLERERSDRERGSGRYYKNREPDRHAREHRDRDHRRSDYSNRDGETRGRERRDRDSDRSRHASVRRSRSRSPVRGRSDGDKHRSSPFGRAPELSNLAKLKDLYGDATNVKNDAGDDRAHRDSGTEEVIRLGGARWR; translated from the exons ATGGAGATCCAGTCGTCTGGCCGCTCCATCGAGGGGCTGATGGAGAAGGTGCTGTCCGTGAACATCCTCTCCTCGGACTACTTCAAGGAGCTCTTCAAGTACAAGACCTACCACGAGGTCGTCGACGAGATCTACAACCAGGTGGACCACGTCGAGCCCTGGATGACCGGCAACTGCCGCGGGCCCTCCTCCGCCTTCTGCCTCCTCTACAAGTTATTCACCATGAAGCTCACCGTCAAGCAGATGCACGGCCTGCTCAAGCACCAGGACTCCCCCTACATCAGAGCT ATTGGATTCCTCTACCTACGATACGTTGCAGAACCGAAGACACTTTGGACTTGGTATGAACCCTATATCAAGGATGACGAG GAGTTTGCACCTGGATCAAATCGTAAAGTGACTACAATGGGCGTTTATGTGCGTGATCTCCTCCTTGGTCAG TACTATTTCgacagtctccttccacgagtgcCTCTCCCAATCCTCCGACAGGTCACTAGCCACCTTGAGAAGCTAAAGCTTCCAACAAAGCAGTCAGGAATGACTGGGGATTCCAACAGGCTTGAATCAAATGATACCGCCAGAAGGCCTCCTTCCGTAAAGGCTTCTTTGTCTGTCTCCTTTGGTCAGCGCGCTCCACACCGTGCATCCACAAGGGATTCTTCCCCGGTCCGAAGAACGTTACCTTCCAAACAGGACAAGGAAGGTGACCGTGCGAAATCGCCACCGATGAAGCACCGGAGTCGGAGCTCTGAGCGTGATCATGATTTGGAGAGGGAGCGCTCGGATCGTGAACGTGGCAGTGGCAGGTACTACAAGGATAGGGAGCCTGATCGGCATGCTCGTGAGCACAGAGACCGCGATCATCGTCGGTCTGATTATTCGAACAGGGATGGCGAAACACGAGGCCGTGAAAGGAGGGACAGGGATTCTGACCGGAGTAGACATGCAAGCGtccgcaggagcaggagcaggagtccAGTCCGTGGCAGAAGTGATGGCGACAAACATCGCTCCAGCCCGTTTGGTAGGGCTCCAGAATTGTCGAACctggcgaagctgaaggatctgTACGGCGATGCGACAAACGTGAAGAATGATGCTGGCGACGATAGGGCGCACAGGGATTCTGGAACGGAAGAGGTGATCCGACTGGGAGGGGCAAGGTGGAGGTGA